Below is a genomic region from Pyrococcus kukulkanii.
CTAAGACTTCCATATTCTCGTGGTTGCCGTATATGGATAGCACGGGGACTTCTTTTAGAAGTCCTTCAAACTCTTCCCTTGATATCCTCCTGTCCCAGTCTCCTGCAGAGAGAATTAAGTCTGGCTTTGTGCGGTATACAACATCGAGGAGCCGTGACCATGCCAGGCCTTGGTATATTCCATGGAACGTTTCGTGGGTATAGTGCACGTCGGAAATGAAGAGTATTATCATTGGTTATCCTAAGTAATTACCATAAGCATGTTTTTTAAATTGATTAGACCTGGAGTTAGCTTCAATTTGTCAGAAAACCTTTCAATGTATCTTTATCCGTTGGAAACTTGAAAGTTCCTTGGAAGTTTTTTGAATATCTAGAGTTATCACATTTTATAAAAAGGAGAAAAAGCACTGGAGAAGCATAACGTTATCTTGCAAATATTTTTGCAATCTCTGATAGTTTGTGTCTTATGTGGCTCTTGAACTGTTTTTCGTCAAGAATAATGAATGGGGCTTTATCTGGCTTATCTATTAATCTTGAAGTGATCCCCAAGCGATTCATTTCCGCAAGTACTTCTGCAACCATCGACTCAGAAATTTCCAAGAAACTTGTGAGTTTTTCATATAGGTCTCTACCTGTTGCTTTTGAGACTTGAAGTAGAATGTAGTATACACCAAACTGTTGTGCATAATATGCAAGACTTGCCGGAGCTTCCGTTCTTGTGGTAAAATAATCAAATACTTCCTTTGGAGCCTTGTAAACATGTTCAAAAGGCCTCCACCTTGAGTCATACCTATAATCCTCCATTGCTAGCCCGTACTTTTCAAGTTCTCCAAAGAACCTTAGTGCCAATTCCCTCAAACTACTATATGCCAGAAAACTCGAGAACAACAATATTATTGGTGAATGAGGCAACTCACAGGGATACCCAATAATGGCATAGGGAGACATGCCAAGTATACGGCTTTTTGAAGCAATTTCAAGTAAATCCTCTGTTCTTTTCCTTGGGAGATATGCTCCACCATCATACAAACGTTCAAGCTCATGAATGACATATTGGATTGATTGCTTCTCAGAACCTTCACAGACTAATGACCCATGTAAAATAATCCAGATTTTATCCTCATAGGCACGAATCAAGTCATACAATCTCTCTTTATGTTTCTCAATCCGCTCCAGAATCAATTGATGACCTAACTTCGATCCCTCCTCTGTTGGTTTGGCTATTAGCTTCCTATCATAACCCGTGCCACCACGTTCAGTTTGCACATATCCTAATTTCTCAAGGATAGAAAGAACTTGTGGGGGCACATTTACTGGCTTATATTCCTGAGGGCCTATGGGGCCAACAGCTGGATTGTAGCCTACTCTCTTTTCAACTTGTAAATGCTTTGAAATGTATATTCTAGCCATGGCATCTAGAACGTCATCTACGAAATTTTCGAGCCCAATATCTTGTAGTTCTTCAATTACCCTGGAAATAGCATCCCTTGGAGTTTGCACACAAACTTCTGGCACTCTCTCCACTTTTGGTTGTGAGTAATAGGGATAATCAGGCGGTATTCCAAGATCGCGCCGGAGTTCGTGCTCAAATGATTCAAAATCAACAACCTTGACTTTCTCCCCATCAACAATAACTACATCGACTTTTTTCGGGTAATTGAGAACGACTATGTACTTGTATGTATACTTGTTTAGTACAAGTTTCTTAGCATCACGAGCCACATCACCCGTATCGACAATTTCAACTCCAATAGTAATGTTTCCGTTATGGCCAACTACATCAGCCCGACCCCAGCCCCCTTCTGGAATACGAGCAGGTCTCTCGTATCCAGCAGTGAAACCATAAAAGCGGAGGATGTTCACTATCTCATCCCTTACTAAGTCATGCAAAGTTTTCTCCCCAGGCATTATTCCACCCTTTTCAAAATTCCTCCAAATATGTAATAAATTTTTCTATCTTGTGAAAGTAGTTGTTCATGAATTATGAAAATGATTATCATATTTTCAATGACTATGCTTACATTATCCAAGGGCCATCTTAGTCAAGTTATCGAAATTTCCCTTGAGTAACAGAGAAGCAATCTAGAGTAATCTAGAACAGCCACAAAGTTGGAGCTCGGCAGGTGGCGCCGGGGCGGGGATTTGAACCCCGGTGGGCGAACGCCCACGGGATCTCGAGTCCCGCGCCTTCCCTGGCTAGGCTACCCCGGCATCTCCCACTGCTCAACACTTCCTTTTGGAGGAGCATAGCAGTTATCATATCTTCTCTTCTTAGTTATAGGGGGGCGTTTGGTTACATTTCTGATTTTACCATGACAAAGACATCCACTAGACTTTATAAATTTTAAGCCAAATCCCTTCTTCCTGATACTCTAAAAGAACTTGAAGCGAGCTAAAAGAATTCTTTAACAATTCTGACAATACCTAAAACCTTGCTCTTAGGAATATCGCCTGTTTTCTTGTTTAATTGGTTTGTATTAAGTGTTACTATCTTGAGCACAATTATTGCAGAATCTTTATCTAATCCTGCTCGGTCTCTTACACTTCCTGTTATCCGCAGAAGATCTGGAGTTATATCATTAAATTCAGCTGATTTGAGTTTATTTGAAACTTCAATGGCTTTTTTAGCCTACTTGTTAACGGACAGGCTATTATAAATTCATTGGAATTAGCCCTATGATACTTATCCGCGCTAAGAACCAGCACAGGTCGAACATCTCCTAAAATTAACACATATTCTTTCCGAGAATTGGAAGAGAGCGTTTTTCCAATGGAACTAATCTTATCGGAAACGTCAGAATAAGGAACCCTTGCTATCCATATCTCCCCCTGATTCATTCGATTCATTCAATGGACCCCCTATTTTAATCTTGTTATTAATATTAATCTTCTAGAACTTCGAATAGTAGATAATCATCAGTCTTTTGAAACTTATATCCACTTTCGAGAATTTTTCTGATTATAAGTTCAAAATCTTGTTTTAGTATTTTTTTAGCTTCATTTACAGGAATTTCTGGCTCTTTGTAGAGTATCCTAATACCCTTTAGGTATAAGATCATGCCAAACATTGACAACTCAACAGATTTTTCTATATCATCTAGCCGAGATGAAATTGCAAAAACTTTAATAAGCAAAAATAACCAGTTATTGATCAGATCAAGTTTCTCAAGCTCATTATCGGAAATGTCTTCTTTATTAAATGCATAATCCCATAATCTGGTTACATCTTCAGCAAATCCTTCTGCAAGATTAATAACAATAGGCTTGTAGATTTCCTCCCAAACTCTTCTTCTAACGTCAAGCGTGGAGTATTCCCTGAACTTCTCTAACATCTCAACTATTTCCGGAAACAGCTCTTTATACACCCTCCCAAGTTTTTTAATAGCTTCCTTGTAACTTTCTTCACTTGCAGTATCAGGAACCACGCTCAAGAACTTATTCAATAATTCCTCTGGAGAAATACCCTCAAGTTCATGTTTAAGCCTGTTAAGAATTTCTTTAATTGAGTTAATATCCATCATAAAGAAGTTGTGTTCCTCAATTAGTTCAGCAGCAGGAAGAGCACCAGCTAACCTTTTAATAAATCCCACTGGGTTTATCACGCCTATCCCACTTCTACCTTGAGCTAAAGTAACTCCTGTCATCAAAATTAACTTGACGAACCACAATAAAAAAATTAGGATATGTTTCCACTGTTTCCTGTGGAACCATTGGAGAAACAACCAAGCTTATGATATATCTTTTTTGCGGTCACGACTGTAATGATTTATTTAAAAAACCCATAAAACATTGAAAGTCTCTAGCTTACTTTCGTCGTTGCAATGAAAACTAGTTTTTTCTTTCGCTAAGTTCATTATCTCTCTGGCCGGAGTACTCTCGGCGTACCCAATAGAAAGACCTAATAATAGTTTTTATAAACCTTTAGCTCGGGGTGCAGGAATGGCGTTCTTGAAGGTAATCCCACTTGAAGAGGCCCTCAAGGTAGTTCTCTCATTTAAACTTCCTGTTGAGGTCGAAGAAGTTGACCTCGCGAATGCCCTCGGAAGGATAGTTGCTGAAGACGTCTACTCCCCGATAGACGTCCCTCCCTTCGATAGGGCCACCGTGGATGGATACGCCGTTAGGGCCGAAGATACCTTCATGGCGAGCGAGGCTAGCCCTGTTAAGCTCAAGGTCGTTGGGGAAGTTCATGCCGGAGAAGTCCCTTCGATAGAGCTTGGGAAAGGGGAGACAGTGTACATTTCCACGGGGGCAATGTTGCCGAAGAATGCTGATGCAGTAATCCAGTTCGAGGACGTTGAAAGGGTCAACGATGAAATCATAATTCAAAAACCCGCTTATCCCGGGCTAGGCGTCATGAAGAAGGGGGCGGATATAGAGAAAGGGAAGTTGTTGATTAAGAAGGGAACGAAGCTCACGTTCAAGGAGACGGCCCTTCTCTCTGCGGTTGGCATCCACAAGGTTAGGGTCTTCAAGAGGCCGAGAGTAGCCGTGATAAGTACCGGTAACGAAGTTGTGCTCCCAGGACAGGAGCTTAAGCCGGGCCAGATATACGACATAAACGGGAGAGCGATAACCGATGCTGTGAACGAATTGGGTGGGGAAGGGATTTTCATTGGGATAGCTCAGGACAACAGGGACAGCCTGAAGGAGCTCATAGAAAGGGCAATTGAAGTTGGTGACTTGATAATTCTCAGCGGAGGGGCAAGCGGGGGAATGAGGGATCTTACTGCATCAGTCATAGAGGAGCTTGGGGAAGTGAAGGTTCACGGAATAGCAATCCAGCCCGGAAAACCGACCATAATAGGCATAGTTAAGGGCAAACCCATATTTGGCCTCCCTGGATATCCGACGAGCTGTTTAACTAACTTCACCCTGCTCGTTGCTCCCTTACTCTTGAAGTCCTTGGGAAGGGAGGGTAAAGTAAAGAAGGTCAAAGCCAAGTTAAAGCATAAAGTATTCTCGGTAAAGGGGAGGAGGCAGTTCCTACCGGTAAAGCTTGAAGGCAACATCGCTGTCCCCATACTGAAAGGTAGCGGGGCCGTAACGAGCTTCATAGATGCGGATGGCTTCATAGAGATACCTGAGAATGTTGAGAGCCTTGACGAGGGTGAGGAAGTTGAGGTTACACT
It encodes:
- a CDS encoding type II toxin-antitoxin system PemK/MazF family toxin is translated as MNRMNQGEIWIARVPYSDVSDKISSIGKTLSSNSRKEYVLILGDVRPVLVLSADKYHRANSNEFIIACPLTSRLKKPLKFQINSNQLNLMI
- a CDS encoding molybdenum cofactor synthesis domain-containing protein, which produces MAFLKVIPLEEALKVVLSFKLPVEVEEVDLANALGRIVAEDVYSPIDVPPFDRATVDGYAVRAEDTFMASEASPVKLKVVGEVHAGEVPSIELGKGETVYISTGAMLPKNADAVIQFEDVERVNDEIIIQKPAYPGLGVMKKGADIEKGKLLIKKGTKLTFKETALLSAVGIHKVRVFKRPRVAVISTGNEVVLPGQELKPGQIYDINGRAITDAVNELGGEGIFIGIAQDNRDSLKELIERAIEVGDLIILSGGASGGMRDLTASVIEELGEVKVHGIAIQPGKPTIIGIVKGKPIFGLPGYPTSCLTNFTLLVAPLLLKSLGREGKVKKVKAKLKHKVFSVKGRRQFLPVKLEGNIAVPILKGSGAVTSFIDADGFIEIPENVESLDEGEEVEVTLFSF